Proteins from one Rubidibacter lacunae KORDI 51-2 genomic window:
- a CDS encoding peroxiredoxin: MAAEGCLRVGQTAPDFTATAVVDQEFKTLKMSDFRGQYVVLFFYPLDFTFVCPTEIVSFSDRNSEFAEIGAQVLGVSVDSEFSHLAWVQTDRKNGGVGDLAYPLVSDIKKEISSAYNVLDPEAGVALRGLFIIDKEGVIQHATINNLSFGRNVDEVLRTLKAIQYVQANPDEVCPEGWKPGDKTMTPDPVKSKVYFATV, from the coding sequence ATGGCTGCAGAAGGATGCCTGCGCGTCGGTCAAACTGCCCCTGATTTTACGGCGACGGCAGTAGTCGACCAAGAGTTCAAGACTCTCAAAATGTCTGACTTTCGCGGTCAGTACGTCGTCCTGTTCTTCTATCCGCTGGACTTCACCTTTGTCTGCCCGACGGAAATTGTGTCCTTTAGCGATCGTAACAGCGAGTTTGCCGAGATAGGCGCACAAGTGCTGGGCGTGTCTGTGGATAGCGAGTTTTCGCACCTGGCATGGGTGCAAACCGACCGCAAGAACGGCGGTGTTGGCGACCTAGCCTATCCACTGGTTTCGGACATCAAAAAGGAAATCAGCTCGGCTTACAATGTGCTGGATCCTGAAGCAGGAGTAGCTCTGCGCGGCCTGTTCATCATTGATAAAGAGGGGGTCATCCAGCACGCGACGATCAACAACCTCTCTTTCGGTCGCAATGTGGACGAAGTACTGCGGACGCTTAAGGCAATCCAGTACGTCCAAGCAAACCCGGATGAAGTATGCCCCGAGGGTTGGAAGCCTGGCGACAAAACGATGACTCCCGACCCGGTTAAATCTAAGGTTTACTTCGCAACCGTGTAA
- a CDS encoding transglutaminase-like domain-containing protein — translation MLHLTSPVSTSSSQTIRPFAAASLYGIAQRGRHLLAIDARTGYLFEIDPIDGSMRVLNTHNATDFLDTTGIAIAGNTLWFTQHESVCFCSLEGDLKPQLFTTLPYAADGITVWETAIYVSCNGTDSIHVFSSNTRKEITRLLAPGIGREHLTIRGEELWVSDRTEQTVFCLDRATGEIDFSVLTPFPCPTGLAFFTDPNTGREQLYVAYTFEEPFIRDNPNATPNHEIQYRDAAFIHPLYVCYEPERRYTRSNGFLVEMSYVEEIAPLDAIDLTDLEWRIALPAETHRQKLHSVEPIGIPFAEEIIDGQRVAVFNIERLTTNDRFVFGWKALLEVWSIKYQFEPRDGDRVPELDPELRNRYTLDDDELAMDTDIIRRAAVDAPGDETNLLRRMYNIRNFVYDKLAYGIKPQIDPPDVVIRRGVASCGEYLGLLLAIARLNGIASRTVGRYKCPQQPHARNVPLEPDFNHVWMEFYLPGWGWLPMESNPDDINEGGPYPTRFFMGLAWYHAEMAKGIPFETICSRGERLTKEVVAIGELAINHVRFVVLDELIPNPEPK, via the coding sequence ATGCTGCACCTGACCTCTCCGGTTTCCACTTCATCCTCACAGACAATCCGTCCGTTCGCAGCGGCATCTCTCTACGGCATCGCTCAGCGTGGTCGACATCTCTTAGCGATCGACGCGCGCACGGGCTACCTATTCGAAATCGATCCCATCGACGGCAGCATGCGCGTGCTCAATACCCACAACGCGACCGACTTCCTCGACACAACGGGCATTGCGATCGCGGGGAATACCCTGTGGTTTACTCAGCATGAATCGGTGTGTTTTTGTTCGCTTGAGGGCGACCTGAAACCGCAGCTCTTCACCACGCTGCCCTACGCTGCTGACGGCATCACCGTATGGGAGACGGCTATTTATGTTTCCTGCAACGGAACGGACAGCATTCACGTTTTCAGCAGCAATACCCGGAAAGAAATTACGCGCCTGCTTGCACCGGGGATCGGGCGCGAACATCTGACGATTCGCGGCGAAGAGCTGTGGGTCAGCGATCGCACCGAGCAAACCGTGTTTTGCCTCGACCGAGCCACGGGCGAGATCGATTTCAGCGTGCTGACGCCGTTTCCATGCCCGACCGGACTGGCATTCTTTACCGACCCAAATACCGGTCGCGAACAGCTTTACGTTGCCTACACCTTTGAGGAACCCTTCATTCGCGATAACCCCAACGCCACGCCAAATCACGAAATTCAATATCGCGATGCTGCATTCATCCATCCGCTTTACGTTTGCTACGAACCCGAGCGGCGCTACACCCGCTCCAATGGTTTTCTGGTCGAAATGAGCTATGTCGAGGAAATTGCCCCACTCGATGCGATCGACCTGACCGATCTGGAATGGCGGATTGCACTGCCTGCCGAAACTCACCGTCAAAAGCTCCACAGCGTGGAGCCAATCGGCATTCCGTTCGCAGAAGAAATCATCGACGGTCAGCGCGTGGCGGTGTTTAATATCGAGCGCCTCACTACCAACGATCGGTTCGTCTTCGGCTGGAAGGCCCTGCTGGAGGTTTGGAGTATCAAGTACCAATTCGAGCCGCGCGATGGCGATCGCGTGCCGGAATTGGACCCAGAACTCCGCAATCGTTACACGCTCGACGATGACGAACTGGCCATGGATACCGACATCATTCGCCGTGCGGCGGTCGATGCACCGGGCGACGAAACGAACTTACTGCGGCGCATGTACAACATCCGCAACTTCGTCTACGACAAACTTGCCTACGGGATCAAGCCACAAATCGATCCCCCCGATGTGGTAATAAGACGGGGGGTGGCATCCTGCGGCGAATATCTCGGGTTGCTGTTGGCGATTGCGCGCCTCAACGGAATTGCCAGCCGCACGGTTGGGCGTTACAAATGCCCTCAGCAACCACACGCGCGCAACGTACCGCTGGAGCCGGATTTCAACCACGTGTGGATGGAGTTTTACTTGCCGGGATGGGGCTGGCTGCCGATGGAGTCCAATCCCGACGACATCAATGAAGGCGGTCCTTATCCGACCCGATTTTTTATGGGTTTGGCATGGTATCACG
- a CDS encoding peroxiredoxin family protein, giving the protein MSTITSLVSTAIATFKDLARDPRFRRNFVPIPATSALQVGQFAPKFTLTDVTQECEVRLAAFRDSKPVIVAFTRIFNENLYCPLCYPHIVELRDRYTELTATGAEVLLVTSTDGRQSQQIAADLSLPMPLLSDSSNTVFRRYGTGQALGAPLPAQFVLDREGCIRFKHLFSFLDPNAGVDRLLAALAAMQ; this is encoded by the coding sequence ATGTCAACCATAACGTCTCTGGTTTCAACGGCGATCGCGACTTTCAAAGATCTCGCTAGGGACCCGCGCTTTCGCCGTAATTTCGTTCCCATTCCGGCAACGAGTGCACTGCAGGTCGGGCAATTTGCACCGAAGTTCACGCTGACAGACGTGACGCAAGAATGCGAGGTCCGGTTAGCAGCGTTTCGCGACAGCAAGCCGGTTATCGTCGCCTTCACTCGCATATTTAATGAGAATCTGTATTGCCCTCTGTGCTATCCCCACATCGTGGAACTACGCGATCGCTACACAGAGCTAACAGCAACGGGAGCAGAGGTACTGCTGGTAACTAGCACCGACGGGCGACAAAGCCAGCAAATCGCCGCCGATTTGAGCTTACCAATGCCGCTCCTGAGCGACTCCTCCAACACTGTGTTTCGCCGTTATGGCACCGGGCAAGCCTTGGGCGCTCCGCTCCCCGCACAGTTTGTCCTCGATCGCGAGGGTTGCATTCGTTTCAAGCATCTATTCTCGTTCTTAGATCCCAATGCCGGAGTCGATCGCCTGTTGGCAGCATTGGCAGCCATGCAGTAA
- a CDS encoding plasmid replication protein, CyRepA1 family, whose protein sequence is MLAPVSLATDNLSLRLDPAAALADWKPFQRVPEAEAIAGGLGEIPLHWNLTPLRDKRPYRQGWQTEPPLKRSELAALVLHGQRCTSRSTGKPYTGFTSGYGLRLGDASGGLVAIDVDGASAEPLLQHLSGGNLPATTSWTSGKPGRRQLLYQIPETLQIALKEFRRATFTQYRDREGCDRHTAPGELLEIRYNRHQSALPPSRHPETGAYRWLRSPQDAPVAVAPEWLCDLLRREVETAALVVALPARDRQPTPIRRRDGLLGSTKPGGLEELLQTSIARLSVDEIYSWPGHQFRDCGKTLRGFCPQHQSQSGTAFAVDPETKEWYCFGCEVGGGPAQYRQFLRGDRGPLQGRAFADSVRELAAEAGLTQPQGNAIGLLPDRAAQTWQRSQQFTPTATIEQPFFDWPVPPSGAFVAVKSGLGTGKTAWLGRVVDRLGDEGWVALGHRNSLLLQSCERWGFEHLHVDDAFDRVGKSTSKIALCVDSLLHFRAEDFVDKNVILDEAMAIALHLLVGGTLKRKREAVLRRFGAALARARRVFCLDGMLADWCVDYLHRIAGSTRELIKIENGHPTPPLTVDLLAGNWDGTGSGDRSALLQKLWASPQPVVCTDSQLEAEALDRVLQSAGSIGLRVDSKTICEPDVQEFLRDPDRFIGERQPEYLIYTPSAEAGIDIDIRDYFSDQFCFFFGVLQTNAQLQMIGRIRDPQVKRWVWCRGSGLREGDGDRSPFPQQIARKLEEFVLQEGLNLLEDATDPDAIARLVQQLASAREDAHHQAFCILKAIENYERARLRDCLQASLAAAGHRVRAIVLDPVASVSESERSARECIKTANAEAIFNAPLLSAPLPRQRSSLQVPPAERNSAVKTHLLHLLPGIERSPQWTPGFVRRVQFDDRQFVLRQELFWLVTHPASARELLQVNIPVPGTLAFLGDLRSRWSQVRALTDLGVDSLLDLEAEWTANSPQLRLLVAHCRSREQRLALGLGRSESDPIRCLRRLLQVLGIRLERRRVKRNRDRFEIYRIDRHAWYDSDRLAVLDCLDRRWLHDP, encoded by the coding sequence TCGCTGGCGGGCTAGGCGAGATCCCACTGCACTGGAACCTGACACCATTACGCGACAAGCGCCCCTATCGCCAAGGCTGGCAGACCGAACCGCCCCTCAAGCGCTCAGAGCTAGCAGCGCTGGTGCTGCACGGTCAGCGCTGCACCAGCAGGTCCACTGGCAAACCCTACACCGGCTTTACATCCGGCTACGGGTTGCGGTTGGGCGATGCTTCGGGCGGGCTGGTGGCGATCGATGTGGACGGGGCGAGTGCCGAGCCACTCTTGCAACACCTCAGCGGCGGTAACCTACCTGCAACCACGAGCTGGACCTCTGGGAAGCCGGGACGGCGGCAGCTGCTCTACCAGATCCCAGAGACGCTACAGATAGCGTTAAAAGAGTTCCGGCGTGCAACATTTACACAATACCGCGATCGCGAAGGGTGCGATCGCCACACCGCGCCCGGCGAGCTGTTGGAGATTCGTTACAACCGGCATCAATCCGCGCTACCGCCCTCGCGCCACCCCGAAACCGGTGCATATCGCTGGTTGCGATCGCCTCAGGACGCGCCCGTTGCAGTCGCCCCCGAGTGGTTGTGCGATCTACTGCGGCGCGAGGTCGAAACAGCTGCGCTAGTCGTTGCGCTGCCCGCGCGCGATCGCCAACCGACGCCGATCCGCCGACGCGATGGATTGCTCGGCAGCACCAAGCCGGGAGGCTTGGAGGAACTGTTACAGACCTCGATCGCGCGCCTGAGCGTTGACGAAATATATTCGTGGCCCGGACATCAGTTTCGAGATTGTGGCAAGACTTTACGGGGTTTCTGCCCGCAGCACCAATCCCAGAGTGGCACGGCGTTCGCAGTCGATCCCGAGACGAAGGAATGGTACTGCTTTGGCTGTGAAGTCGGCGGCGGACCGGCTCAATATCGTCAGTTTCTGCGCGGCGATCGCGGTCCGCTCCAAGGCAGAGCGTTTGCCGACTCCGTCCGCGAACTAGCCGCAGAAGCAGGGTTGACCCAACCCCAAGGTAATGCGATCGGACTGCTTCCGGATCGCGCCGCCCAAACCTGGCAGCGGAGCCAGCAATTTACGCCCACGGCTACGATCGAACAGCCGTTTTTCGACTGGCCGGTGCCACCGTCAGGTGCGTTCGTGGCCGTGAAGTCGGGATTGGGGACGGGCAAAACCGCATGGCTGGGTCGCGTTGTCGATCGGTTGGGGGATGAAGGTTGGGTGGCGCTCGGGCACCGCAATTCCTTGCTGCTGCAGTCGTGCGAGCGCTGGGGATTCGAGCACTTGCACGTTGACGATGCCTTCGATCGCGTTGGCAAATCCACTAGCAAAATTGCCCTTTGCGTGGATAGTTTGCTGCATTTCCGGGCCGAGGATTTCGTCGATAAAAACGTCATCCTCGACGAAGCCATGGCGATCGCACTACATCTCTTGGTCGGCGGTACGCTGAAGCGCAAACGCGAGGCCGTTTTGCGTCGCTTCGGTGCGGCATTGGCGCGGGCGCGACGAGTCTTCTGCCTCGACGGGATGCTGGCAGATTGGTGTGTCGACTATTTACATCGCATCGCCGGATCGACGCGGGAGCTGATCAAAATCGAGAACGGCCACCCCACCCCACCGCTGACGGTAGATTTGCTCGCTGGCAATTGGGACGGCACTGGGTCGGGCGATCGCTCGGCGCTGCTGCAAAAGTTGTGGGCGTCGCCGCAACCCGTGGTTTGTACTGACAGCCAGCTGGAAGCCGAAGCCCTCGACCGCGTGTTGCAATCGGCTGGCAGCATCGGCTTACGCGTGGATTCCAAAACGATCTGCGAACCGGACGTTCAGGAGTTCTTGCGCGACCCCGATCGCTTCATTGGCGAGCGCCAGCCAGAGTATTTGATTTACACCCCATCGGCAGAAGCAGGGATCGACATCGACATCCGCGACTACTTTAGCGATCAGTTCTGTTTCTTCTTCGGCGTCCTGCAAACCAACGCTCAACTGCAAATGATCGGGCGCATCCGCGACCCACAAGTCAAGCGCTGGGTCTGGTGTCGCGGGTCGGGACTGCGCGAGGGGGATGGCGATCGCTCGCCGTTTCCGCAACAAATTGCCCGCAAACTCGAAGAGTTCGTGCTGCAAGAAGGGCTGAACTTGCTCGAAGATGCTACCGACCCTGACGCGATCGCCCGCCTCGTGCAACAGCTTGCCAGTGCTCGCGAAGATGCCCACCATCAAGCGTTTTGCATCCTCAAGGCCATCGAAAACTACGAGCGCGCGCGCTTGCGTGACTGTTTGCAAGCAAGCCTCGCGGCAGCAGGGCACCGCGTGCGCGCGATTGTCCTCGATCCGGTTGCCTCCGTAAGCGAGAGCGAGCGGTCTGCCCGCGAGTGCATTAAAACGGCTAACGCCGAAGCGATCTTTAATGCGCCCTTGTTGTCGGCACCGCTCCCGCGCCAGCGCAGCAGCTTGCAGGTGCCGCCAGCCGAACGCAATAGCGCGGTAAAAACGCACTTGTTGCATTTATTGCCCGGCATCGAGCGATCGCCCCAGTGGACGCCGGGGTTCGTGCGGCGCGTGCAGTTCGACGATCGACAGTTCGTTTTGAGGCAGGAGCTGTTCTGGCTGGTGACGCATCCCGCGAGCGCCCGCGAATTGCTACAAGTCAACATCCCGGTGCCCGGCACCCTGGCATTCCTCGGCGACCTCCGCAGTCGTTGGTCCCAGGTGCGGGCGTTGACCGACCTGGGGGTTGACTCGCTCTTGGACCTCGAAGCCGAGTGGACGGCGAACTCGCCGCAGCTCAGACTCCTTGTCGCCCATTGCCGATCGCGCGAGCAGCGCTTGGCATTAGGACTCGGTCGCAGCGAATCCGACCCGATCCGCTGCCTGCGACGCTTGCTGCAGGTATTGGGCATCCGACTCGAACGCCGCCGGGTGAAACGCAATCGCGATCGTTTCGAGATCTATCGCATCGACCGCCATGCTTGGTACGACAGCGATCGCCTTGCGGTTCTTGACTGTCTAGACCGCCGTTGGCTCCACGACCCTTAA
- the rlmN gene encoding 23S rRNA (adenine(2503)-C(2))-methyltransferase RlmN has product MTAATRATTEVLLGKSLAELTAWVQQQGQPAYRGKQLHQWLYDKGARSLCDITVLPQTWRAAVASVPVGRSRIHLKTLAPDGTRKFLLQLADGLTVETVGIPTERRLTVCVSSQVGCPMACDFCATGKGGFTRNLQVHEIVDQVLTVAEDFQQRVSNVVFMGMGEPLLNLHAVVAAVRSLNSDVGIGQRSLTISTVGLPGRINELATHRLQVTFAVSLHASNQYLREQLIPSARHYPLAALLDECRDYVRKTGRRVSFEYILLSGTNDLPEHASELADRLRGFQSHVNLIPYNPIAEVDYQRPSKKRVRAFKAILEQANIAVSIRASRGLDTDAACGQLRAARDRTLGLDARPTR; this is encoded by the coding sequence ATGACAGCTGCAACGCGTGCTACTACCGAAGTTTTGCTGGGTAAATCCCTGGCCGAGCTTACTGCCTGGGTCCAGCAACAGGGACAGCCAGCTTATCGTGGCAAGCAACTACACCAATGGTTATACGACAAAGGTGCGCGATCGCTGTGCGATATTACAGTACTGCCGCAAACATGGCGTGCGGCGGTAGCCAGCGTGCCGGTGGGGCGATCGCGGATTCACCTCAAGACCCTTGCACCAGACGGCACGCGCAAATTCCTTCTGCAGCTGGCAGATGGGCTAACCGTCGAGACCGTTGGCATTCCGACTGAGAGACGCCTAACGGTCTGCGTTTCGTCGCAGGTGGGGTGCCCGATGGCGTGTGATTTCTGTGCGACCGGCAAGGGCGGCTTTACGCGTAATTTGCAGGTTCACGAAATTGTCGATCAGGTGTTGACTGTAGCCGAAGATTTTCAGCAACGTGTCAGCAACGTCGTGTTTATGGGCATGGGCGAGCCGCTGCTCAACCTCCACGCCGTGGTGGCGGCCGTACGATCGCTCAACAGCGACGTTGGTATCGGCCAGCGATCGCTAACGATCTCCACCGTAGGGTTGCCCGGCCGCATCAACGAACTAGCTACGCATCGATTGCAAGTTACCTTTGCCGTTAGCTTACACGCCTCCAATCAATACTTGCGCGAGCAGTTGATCCCGAGCGCGCGACACTATCCGCTTGCAGCTTTGCTAGATGAATGTCGCGATTACGTAAGAAAAACCGGGCGTCGCGTGTCCTTCGAGTACATCTTGTTGTCAGGCACGAATGACCTACCGGAGCATGCTAGCGAACTTGCTGATCGACTGCGCGGCTTTCAATCTCACGTCAACTTAATTCCCTACAATCCGATTGCGGAAGTAGATTATCAACGTCCGAGTAAAAAACGCGTGCGTGCCTTTAAAGCGATTTTGGAGCAAGCTAACATCGCCGTTAGCATTAGAGCTTCGCGCGGGCTCGATACCGATGCTGCCTGCGGACAGCTGCGCGCGGCGCGCGATCGCACCCTTGGATTGGATGCTCGACCGACCCGCTAG